One Labrus mixtus chromosome 12, fLabMix1.1, whole genome shotgun sequence DNA segment encodes these proteins:
- the ppp4r4 gene encoding serine/threonine-protein phosphatase 4 regulatory subunit 4 isoform X1, giving the protein MFSGRMTGSQSSLLLAQLEELHELAFIERPIRRSLKTAEEIDQLTVDEDLNDIERAVYLLSVGQEVQRASVISNLPILVRQNPAETFRRVVPKVREVLNGAGVEIQLAAAASFLTILQDDIILIHTHTYSILKTVLLHLHHRDTVVSNAWLETLLSAINALPKETIKQEVLNPLLYQSQLSHSLQARLSSCRILGKVACKFDSHMVKNELLPLARSLCQDVEFEVRACMCRQLESIARATGVDDTRTELLPELVELAEDEESNVRLAAFDTIINLMEMMDSDDRVHIVVPLVMSVCEEATPADKAVLVSLSFQFGKLCSGLEGFLSDEQKSRLLQRFRVLCVAGLQTEGNQTEGSNESILVRCNCCYNLPAMVVFAETAHFLSELYPSFSSLCCDPEVSVRRSAAAGFHQVVKLLGSNVQLVHKELLALLQDDALEVLDALMNHLEETLEAVLSRGENVTLDNKIPELLAALLLAEQKVGCSLRWRLHEKLLQRYSYLARLLPGEVLHQSFSPRIFVILTTNKVLPVQKEAARTFCMFLRYNRKHEQRQEMMERLIQDLAQGRSYWNRLRFLDICEMATEIFSRKYFNKHFLMPALELVHDPVANVRYKLCQLLPRLRSSLRLPADKQLLQQLDFCVQKLLCREKDKDVVATIRKTVLELDKLDLTEPFHKRQERDLLDQKKEKEETLLLEMEQLERQQTDGKLNSDKHTERKRRDSKTSLSATKSMSVSSSGAAFSSSGKEMRKAKLSRSRSLSSQPTISKAANSDRPLKGKEQSGTSGSGKSSNKDDSLRTAHFTMATQSTSSMPVLIRSNTTGLLDRASALEHRSSSSTMDHRTSTLDQRDHRSSALDHRTSNMDHRTSTIDHRTSTMDHRTSTMDHRTSTMDHRTITMDHRTSTMDHRTSNMDHRNDGMDHRTSTLDHRTSTLDHRTSTLDHRTGTLDHRTSTMDHRTSTLDHRTSILDQRAGSIDQRDHKTSTLDQRSKTMDRSCGIKDSQSRKLSINRKSNSFTIQSARD; this is encoded by the exons ATGTTCTCCGGCAGGATGACCGGGAGTCAGTCCAGCCTGCTGCTCGCGCAGCTTGAAGAGCTTCACGAGCTCGCGTTCATCGAGAGGCCGATCCGCAGGAGCCTCAAG ACGGCCGAGGAGATCGATCAGCTGACTGTGGATGAAGACCTAAACGACATCGAGAGAGCTGTGTACCTGCTCAG tGTGGGTCAGGAGGTGCAGAGAGCAAGTGTCATCAGTAACCTGCCAATCCTCGTCCGCCAGAATCCTGCTGAGACATTTCGTCGGGTTGTTCCCAAGGTCCGG GAGGTCCTGAACGGAGCTGGAGTAGAGATCCAACTCGCAGCAGCAGCCTCTTTTTTAACGATTCTGCAAGATGACATAATCCTGATCCACACCCACACCTACTCCATCTTAAAGACAGTCCTGCTGCACCTGCACCACCgagacacag TGGTGAGCAATGCCTGGTTGGAAACTTTGCTGTCAGCCATCAACGCTCTGCCCAAAGAGACGATCAAACAGGAG gtGCTGAACCCTCTCCTCTATCAGTCTCAGCTGTCTCACTCTCTTCAGGCTCGTCTGTCCAGTTGTCGTATTTTAGGGAAAGTCGCCTGCAAGTTTGATTCTCACAT GGTGAAGAATGAGCTGCTCCCATTGGCTCGGTCCTTGTGTCAGGATGTGGAGTTCGAGGTGCGAGCCTGTATGTGTCGCCAGCTGGAGAGCATCGCCCGGGCGACAGG GGTTGACGACACTCGAACCGAGCTGCTTCCTGAACTGGTGGAGCTCGCTGAAGACGAGGAGAGCAACGTCCGCCTCGCCGCCTTCGACACCATCATCAACTTGATGGAGATGATGGACAGCG ACGACAGAGTCCATATCGTGGTTCCCCTGGTGATGTCAGTGTGCGAGGAGGCGACACCGGCGGACAAAGCCGTCCTGGTATCTCTGTCGTTCCAGTTTGGGAAGCTCTGCAGCGGACTGGAGG gctTCCTTTCAGACGAGCAGAAGAGCCGGTTGCTGCAGAGGTTTAGGGTTCTGTGTGTCGCTGGTCTGCAGACTGAGGGGAACCAGACTGAAGGCAGCAACGAGTCCATCCTGGTCCGCTGCAACTGCTGCTACAACCTGCCt GCCATGGTGGTGTTTGCTGAAacagctcacttcctgtcagagcTCTACCCGTCTTTCTCCAGTCTCTGTTGTGACCCAGAGGTCAGCGTTCGACGAAGTGCTGCGGCCGGTTTCCACCAG GTGGTCAAGCTGCTTGGTTCAAACGTCCAGCTGGTCCACAAAGAGCTGCTGGCTCTTCTGCAGGACGACGCTCTGGAG GTGTTGGACGCTCTGATGAATCACCTGGAGGAAACTCTGGAGGCGGTCCTTTCCAGAGGAGAGAATGTGACGCTGGACAATAAG ATCCCTGAGCTCTTGGCGGCTCTGCTGTTAGCGGAGCAGAAGGTTGGATGTTCCCTGCGTTGGCGGCTCCACGAGAAGCTGCTGCAGCGTTACAGCTACCTGGCCCGACTGCTGCCCGGAGAAGTGCTGCACCAGAGCTTCTCCCCTCGCATCTTCGTCATCCTCACCACCAAC AAGGTGTTGCCCGTTCAGAAGGAGGCGGCTCGGACCTTCTGCATGTTCCTACGGTACAACCGGAAACACGAGCAGCGTCAGGAGATGATGGAGCGACTGATCCAAG ATCTGGCTCAGGGGCGGAGCTACTGGAACCGTCTGAGATTCCTGGACATCTGTGAAATGGCGACAGAGATTTTCTCCAGAAAATACTTCAACAAACACTTTCTGATGCCAGCTCTAGAGCTCGTCCACGACCCCGTCGCCAACGTCAG GTACAAGCTCTGCCAGCTGTTACCCAGATTGCGTTCATCGCTCCGTCTGCCGGCTGacaagcagctgctgcagcagctcgaCTTCTGTGTCCAGAAGctcctctgcagagagaaagacaaggaTGTGGTGGCCACCATCCGCAAG ACAGTGTTGGAACTGGACAAACTGGACCTCACAGAGCCT tttcACAAGAGACAGGAGAGGGATCTACTGGAccagaagaaggagaaggaggagactCTACTGTTGGAGATG GAACAGCTGGAGCGCCAACAGACAGACGGGAAACTGAACTCTGATAAACATACAGAGAGGAAAC GAAGAGACAGCAAGACCAGTCTTTCAGCTACCAAATCAATGTCTGTGTCCTCATCTGGAGCTGCCTTCTCCTCCTCCG GTAAAGAGATGAGGAAGGCTAAGCTGTCGCGGAGTCGGTCCCTCAGCAGTCAGCCGACGATATCCAAAGCTGCCAACTCAGACAGACCTCT GAAAGGCAAAGAGCAGAGTGGTACATCTGGATCCGGGAAGTCCTCCAATAAAG ACGACTCTTTGAGGACTGCCCACTTCACCATGGCAACCCAGTCCACCTCTTCCATGCCGGTCCTGATCCGCAGCAACACCACTGGCCTCCTAGACAGGGCCAGTGCACTAGAACacagaagtagtagtagtaccATGGATCACAGGACAAGCACTCTAGATCAGAGAGATCATAGATCCAGTGCACTGGATCACAGAACCAGTAACATGGACCATAGAACCAGTACCATTGACCACAGAACAAGTACCATGGACCACAGAACGAGTACCATGGACCACAGAACGAGTACCATGGACCACAGAACGATTACCATGGACCACAGAACCAGTACCATGGACCACAGAACCAGTAACATGGACCACAGAAATGATGGGATGGACCACAGAACCAGTACTTTGGACCATAGAACCAGTACTTTAGACCACAGAACCAGTACTTTGGACCATAGGACCGGTACTTTAGACCACAGAACCAGTACAATGGACCATAGGACCAGTACTTTGGACCACAGAACCAGTATTTTGGACCAAAGAGCCGGTTCCATTGATCAGAGAGACCATAAAACCAGTACCTTGGACCAGCGTAGTAAAACGATGGATCGGAGCTGCGGGATAAAGGACAGCCAGTCCAGAAAACTGTCGAT aaacaggaagtcaaactctTTCACCATCCAATCAGCACGAGACtga
- the ppp4r4 gene encoding serine/threonine-protein phosphatase 4 regulatory subunit 4 isoform X4, with amino-acid sequence MFSGRMTGSQSSLLLAQLEELHELAFIERPIRRSLKTAEEIDQLTVDEDLNDIERAVYLLSVGQEVQRASVISNLPILVRQNPAETFRRVVPKVREVLNGAGVEIQLAAAASFLTILQDDIILIHTHTYSILKTVLLHLHHRDTVVSNAWLETLLSAINALPKETIKQEVLNPLLYQSQLSHSLQARLSSCRILGKVACKFDSHMVKNELLPLARSLCQDVEFEVRACMCRQLESIARATGVDDTRTELLPELVELAEDEESNVRLAAFDTIINLMEMMDSDDRVHIVVPLVMSVCEEATPADKAVLVSLSFQFGKLCSGLEGFLSDEQKSRLLQRFRVLCVAGLQTEGNQTEGSNESILVRCNCCYNLPAMVVFAETAHFLSELYPSFSSLCCDPEVSVRRSAAAGFHQVVKLLGSNVQLVHKELLALLQDDALEVLDALMNHLEETLEAVLSRGENVTLDNKIPELLAALLLAEQKVGCSLRWRLHEKLLQRYSYLARLLPGEVLHQSFSPRIFVILTTNKVLPVQKEAARTFCMFLRYNRKHEQRQEMMERLIQDLAQGRSYWNRLRFLDICEMATEIFSRKYFNKHFLMPALELVHDPVANVRYKLCQLLPRLRSSLRLPADKQLLQQLDFCVQKLLCREKDKDVVATIRKFHKRQERDLLDQKKEKEETLLLEMLERQQTDGKLNSDKHTERKRRDSKTSLSATKSMSVSSSGAAFSSSGKEMRKAKLSRSRSLSSQPTISKAANSDRPLKGKEQSGTSGSGKSSNKDDSLRTAHFTMATQSTSSMPVLIRSNTTGLLDRASALEHRSSSSTMDHRTSTLDQRDHRSSALDHRTSNMDHRTSTIDHRTSTMDHRTSTMDHRTSTMDHRTITMDHRTSTMDHRTSNMDHRNDGMDHRTSTLDHRTSTLDHRTSTLDHRTGTLDHRTSTMDHRTSTLDHRTSILDQRAGSIDQRDHKTSTLDQRSKTMDRSCGIKDSQSRKLSINRKSNSFTIQSARD; translated from the exons ATGTTCTCCGGCAGGATGACCGGGAGTCAGTCCAGCCTGCTGCTCGCGCAGCTTGAAGAGCTTCACGAGCTCGCGTTCATCGAGAGGCCGATCCGCAGGAGCCTCAAG ACGGCCGAGGAGATCGATCAGCTGACTGTGGATGAAGACCTAAACGACATCGAGAGAGCTGTGTACCTGCTCAG tGTGGGTCAGGAGGTGCAGAGAGCAAGTGTCATCAGTAACCTGCCAATCCTCGTCCGCCAGAATCCTGCTGAGACATTTCGTCGGGTTGTTCCCAAGGTCCGG GAGGTCCTGAACGGAGCTGGAGTAGAGATCCAACTCGCAGCAGCAGCCTCTTTTTTAACGATTCTGCAAGATGACATAATCCTGATCCACACCCACACCTACTCCATCTTAAAGACAGTCCTGCTGCACCTGCACCACCgagacacag TGGTGAGCAATGCCTGGTTGGAAACTTTGCTGTCAGCCATCAACGCTCTGCCCAAAGAGACGATCAAACAGGAG gtGCTGAACCCTCTCCTCTATCAGTCTCAGCTGTCTCACTCTCTTCAGGCTCGTCTGTCCAGTTGTCGTATTTTAGGGAAAGTCGCCTGCAAGTTTGATTCTCACAT GGTGAAGAATGAGCTGCTCCCATTGGCTCGGTCCTTGTGTCAGGATGTGGAGTTCGAGGTGCGAGCCTGTATGTGTCGCCAGCTGGAGAGCATCGCCCGGGCGACAGG GGTTGACGACACTCGAACCGAGCTGCTTCCTGAACTGGTGGAGCTCGCTGAAGACGAGGAGAGCAACGTCCGCCTCGCCGCCTTCGACACCATCATCAACTTGATGGAGATGATGGACAGCG ACGACAGAGTCCATATCGTGGTTCCCCTGGTGATGTCAGTGTGCGAGGAGGCGACACCGGCGGACAAAGCCGTCCTGGTATCTCTGTCGTTCCAGTTTGGGAAGCTCTGCAGCGGACTGGAGG gctTCCTTTCAGACGAGCAGAAGAGCCGGTTGCTGCAGAGGTTTAGGGTTCTGTGTGTCGCTGGTCTGCAGACTGAGGGGAACCAGACTGAAGGCAGCAACGAGTCCATCCTGGTCCGCTGCAACTGCTGCTACAACCTGCCt GCCATGGTGGTGTTTGCTGAAacagctcacttcctgtcagagcTCTACCCGTCTTTCTCCAGTCTCTGTTGTGACCCAGAGGTCAGCGTTCGACGAAGTGCTGCGGCCGGTTTCCACCAG GTGGTCAAGCTGCTTGGTTCAAACGTCCAGCTGGTCCACAAAGAGCTGCTGGCTCTTCTGCAGGACGACGCTCTGGAG GTGTTGGACGCTCTGATGAATCACCTGGAGGAAACTCTGGAGGCGGTCCTTTCCAGAGGAGAGAATGTGACGCTGGACAATAAG ATCCCTGAGCTCTTGGCGGCTCTGCTGTTAGCGGAGCAGAAGGTTGGATGTTCCCTGCGTTGGCGGCTCCACGAGAAGCTGCTGCAGCGTTACAGCTACCTGGCCCGACTGCTGCCCGGAGAAGTGCTGCACCAGAGCTTCTCCCCTCGCATCTTCGTCATCCTCACCACCAAC AAGGTGTTGCCCGTTCAGAAGGAGGCGGCTCGGACCTTCTGCATGTTCCTACGGTACAACCGGAAACACGAGCAGCGTCAGGAGATGATGGAGCGACTGATCCAAG ATCTGGCTCAGGGGCGGAGCTACTGGAACCGTCTGAGATTCCTGGACATCTGTGAAATGGCGACAGAGATTTTCTCCAGAAAATACTTCAACAAACACTTTCTGATGCCAGCTCTAGAGCTCGTCCACGACCCCGTCGCCAACGTCAG GTACAAGCTCTGCCAGCTGTTACCCAGATTGCGTTCATCGCTCCGTCTGCCGGCTGacaagcagctgctgcagcagctcgaCTTCTGTGTCCAGAAGctcctctgcagagagaaagacaaggaTGTGGTGGCCACCATCCGCAAG tttcACAAGAGACAGGAGAGGGATCTACTGGAccagaagaaggagaaggaggagactCTACTGTTGGAGATG CTGGAGCGCCAACAGACAGACGGGAAACTGAACTCTGATAAACATACAGAGAGGAAAC GAAGAGACAGCAAGACCAGTCTTTCAGCTACCAAATCAATGTCTGTGTCCTCATCTGGAGCTGCCTTCTCCTCCTCCG GTAAAGAGATGAGGAAGGCTAAGCTGTCGCGGAGTCGGTCCCTCAGCAGTCAGCCGACGATATCCAAAGCTGCCAACTCAGACAGACCTCT GAAAGGCAAAGAGCAGAGTGGTACATCTGGATCCGGGAAGTCCTCCAATAAAG ACGACTCTTTGAGGACTGCCCACTTCACCATGGCAACCCAGTCCACCTCTTCCATGCCGGTCCTGATCCGCAGCAACACCACTGGCCTCCTAGACAGGGCCAGTGCACTAGAACacagaagtagtagtagtaccATGGATCACAGGACAAGCACTCTAGATCAGAGAGATCATAGATCCAGTGCACTGGATCACAGAACCAGTAACATGGACCATAGAACCAGTACCATTGACCACAGAACAAGTACCATGGACCACAGAACGAGTACCATGGACCACAGAACGAGTACCATGGACCACAGAACGATTACCATGGACCACAGAACCAGTACCATGGACCACAGAACCAGTAACATGGACCACAGAAATGATGGGATGGACCACAGAACCAGTACTTTGGACCATAGAACCAGTACTTTAGACCACAGAACCAGTACTTTGGACCATAGGACCGGTACTTTAGACCACAGAACCAGTACAATGGACCATAGGACCAGTACTTTGGACCACAGAACCAGTATTTTGGACCAAAGAGCCGGTTCCATTGATCAGAGAGACCATAAAACCAGTACCTTGGACCAGCGTAGTAAAACGATGGATCGGAGCTGCGGGATAAAGGACAGCCAGTCCAGAAAACTGTCGAT aaacaggaagtcaaactctTTCACCATCCAATCAGCACGAGACtga
- the ppp4r4 gene encoding serine/threonine-protein phosphatase 4 regulatory subunit 4 isoform X3, whose amino-acid sequence MFSGRMTGSQSSLLLAQLEELHELAFIERPIRRSLKTAEEIDQLTVDEDLNDIERAVYLLSVGQEVQRASVISNLPILVRQNPAETFRRVVPKVREVLNGAGVEIQLAAAASFLTILQDDIILIHTHTYSILKTVLLHLHHRDTVVSNAWLETLLSAINALPKETIKQEVLNPLLYQSQLSHSLQARLSSCRILGKVACKFDSHMVKNELLPLARSLCQDVEFEVRACMCRQLESIARATGVDDTRTELLPELVELAEDEESNVRLAAFDTIINLMEMMDSDDRVHIVVPLVMSVCEEATPADKAVLVSLSFQFGKLCSGLEGFLSDEQKSRLLQRFRVLCVAGLQTEGNQTEGSNESILVRCNCCYNLPAMVVFAETAHFLSELYPSFSSLCCDPEVSVRRSAAAGFHQVVKLLGSNVQLVHKELLALLQDDALEVLDALMNHLEETLEAVLSRGENVTLDNKIPELLAALLLAEQKVGCSLRWRLHEKLLQRYSYLARLLPGEVLHQSFSPRIFVILTTNKVLPVQKEAARTFCMFLRYNRKHEQRQEMMERLIQDLAQGRSYWNRLRFLDICEMATEIFSRKYFNKHFLMPALELVHDPVANVRYKLCQLLPRLRSSLRLPADKQLLQQLDFCVQKLLCREKDKDVVATIRKFHKRQERDLLDQKKEKEETLLLEMEQLERQQTDGKLNSDKHTERKRRDSKTSLSATKSMSVSSSGAAFSSSGKEMRKAKLSRSRSLSSQPTISKAANSDRPLKGKEQSGTSGSGKSSNKDDSLRTAHFTMATQSTSSMPVLIRSNTTGLLDRASALEHRSSSSTMDHRTSTLDQRDHRSSALDHRTSNMDHRTSTIDHRTSTMDHRTSTMDHRTSTMDHRTITMDHRTSTMDHRTSNMDHRNDGMDHRTSTLDHRTSTLDHRTSTLDHRTGTLDHRTSTMDHRTSTLDHRTSILDQRAGSIDQRDHKTSTLDQRSKTMDRSCGIKDSQSRKLSINRKSNSFTIQSARD is encoded by the exons ATGTTCTCCGGCAGGATGACCGGGAGTCAGTCCAGCCTGCTGCTCGCGCAGCTTGAAGAGCTTCACGAGCTCGCGTTCATCGAGAGGCCGATCCGCAGGAGCCTCAAG ACGGCCGAGGAGATCGATCAGCTGACTGTGGATGAAGACCTAAACGACATCGAGAGAGCTGTGTACCTGCTCAG tGTGGGTCAGGAGGTGCAGAGAGCAAGTGTCATCAGTAACCTGCCAATCCTCGTCCGCCAGAATCCTGCTGAGACATTTCGTCGGGTTGTTCCCAAGGTCCGG GAGGTCCTGAACGGAGCTGGAGTAGAGATCCAACTCGCAGCAGCAGCCTCTTTTTTAACGATTCTGCAAGATGACATAATCCTGATCCACACCCACACCTACTCCATCTTAAAGACAGTCCTGCTGCACCTGCACCACCgagacacag TGGTGAGCAATGCCTGGTTGGAAACTTTGCTGTCAGCCATCAACGCTCTGCCCAAAGAGACGATCAAACAGGAG gtGCTGAACCCTCTCCTCTATCAGTCTCAGCTGTCTCACTCTCTTCAGGCTCGTCTGTCCAGTTGTCGTATTTTAGGGAAAGTCGCCTGCAAGTTTGATTCTCACAT GGTGAAGAATGAGCTGCTCCCATTGGCTCGGTCCTTGTGTCAGGATGTGGAGTTCGAGGTGCGAGCCTGTATGTGTCGCCAGCTGGAGAGCATCGCCCGGGCGACAGG GGTTGACGACACTCGAACCGAGCTGCTTCCTGAACTGGTGGAGCTCGCTGAAGACGAGGAGAGCAACGTCCGCCTCGCCGCCTTCGACACCATCATCAACTTGATGGAGATGATGGACAGCG ACGACAGAGTCCATATCGTGGTTCCCCTGGTGATGTCAGTGTGCGAGGAGGCGACACCGGCGGACAAAGCCGTCCTGGTATCTCTGTCGTTCCAGTTTGGGAAGCTCTGCAGCGGACTGGAGG gctTCCTTTCAGACGAGCAGAAGAGCCGGTTGCTGCAGAGGTTTAGGGTTCTGTGTGTCGCTGGTCTGCAGACTGAGGGGAACCAGACTGAAGGCAGCAACGAGTCCATCCTGGTCCGCTGCAACTGCTGCTACAACCTGCCt GCCATGGTGGTGTTTGCTGAAacagctcacttcctgtcagagcTCTACCCGTCTTTCTCCAGTCTCTGTTGTGACCCAGAGGTCAGCGTTCGACGAAGTGCTGCGGCCGGTTTCCACCAG GTGGTCAAGCTGCTTGGTTCAAACGTCCAGCTGGTCCACAAAGAGCTGCTGGCTCTTCTGCAGGACGACGCTCTGGAG GTGTTGGACGCTCTGATGAATCACCTGGAGGAAACTCTGGAGGCGGTCCTTTCCAGAGGAGAGAATGTGACGCTGGACAATAAG ATCCCTGAGCTCTTGGCGGCTCTGCTGTTAGCGGAGCAGAAGGTTGGATGTTCCCTGCGTTGGCGGCTCCACGAGAAGCTGCTGCAGCGTTACAGCTACCTGGCCCGACTGCTGCCCGGAGAAGTGCTGCACCAGAGCTTCTCCCCTCGCATCTTCGTCATCCTCACCACCAAC AAGGTGTTGCCCGTTCAGAAGGAGGCGGCTCGGACCTTCTGCATGTTCCTACGGTACAACCGGAAACACGAGCAGCGTCAGGAGATGATGGAGCGACTGATCCAAG ATCTGGCTCAGGGGCGGAGCTACTGGAACCGTCTGAGATTCCTGGACATCTGTGAAATGGCGACAGAGATTTTCTCCAGAAAATACTTCAACAAACACTTTCTGATGCCAGCTCTAGAGCTCGTCCACGACCCCGTCGCCAACGTCAG GTACAAGCTCTGCCAGCTGTTACCCAGATTGCGTTCATCGCTCCGTCTGCCGGCTGacaagcagctgctgcagcagctcgaCTTCTGTGTCCAGAAGctcctctgcagagagaaagacaaggaTGTGGTGGCCACCATCCGCAAG tttcACAAGAGACAGGAGAGGGATCTACTGGAccagaagaaggagaaggaggagactCTACTGTTGGAGATG GAACAGCTGGAGCGCCAACAGACAGACGGGAAACTGAACTCTGATAAACATACAGAGAGGAAAC GAAGAGACAGCAAGACCAGTCTTTCAGCTACCAAATCAATGTCTGTGTCCTCATCTGGAGCTGCCTTCTCCTCCTCCG GTAAAGAGATGAGGAAGGCTAAGCTGTCGCGGAGTCGGTCCCTCAGCAGTCAGCCGACGATATCCAAAGCTGCCAACTCAGACAGACCTCT GAAAGGCAAAGAGCAGAGTGGTACATCTGGATCCGGGAAGTCCTCCAATAAAG ACGACTCTTTGAGGACTGCCCACTTCACCATGGCAACCCAGTCCACCTCTTCCATGCCGGTCCTGATCCGCAGCAACACCACTGGCCTCCTAGACAGGGCCAGTGCACTAGAACacagaagtagtagtagtaccATGGATCACAGGACAAGCACTCTAGATCAGAGAGATCATAGATCCAGTGCACTGGATCACAGAACCAGTAACATGGACCATAGAACCAGTACCATTGACCACAGAACAAGTACCATGGACCACAGAACGAGTACCATGGACCACAGAACGAGTACCATGGACCACAGAACGATTACCATGGACCACAGAACCAGTACCATGGACCACAGAACCAGTAACATGGACCACAGAAATGATGGGATGGACCACAGAACCAGTACTTTGGACCATAGAACCAGTACTTTAGACCACAGAACCAGTACTTTGGACCATAGGACCGGTACTTTAGACCACAGAACCAGTACAATGGACCATAGGACCAGTACTTTGGACCACAGAACCAGTATTTTGGACCAAAGAGCCGGTTCCATTGATCAGAGAGACCATAAAACCAGTACCTTGGACCAGCGTAGTAAAACGATGGATCGGAGCTGCGGGATAAAGGACAGCCAGTCCAGAAAACTGTCGAT aaacaggaagtcaaactctTTCACCATCCAATCAGCACGAGACtga